The following are encoded together in the Glycine max cultivar Williams 82 chromosome 8, Glycine_max_v4.0, whole genome shotgun sequence genome:
- the LOC100787310 gene encoding uncharacterized protein: protein MDYERIQKPQGGGGFSPGKLRSMLLGVEKKRKEEEELDSTFTTRSQNSDMDESGGSSSDHCKDVDVVSVLPEYSTSAIVRTSSVEAVGGDRFVKANAGVNSRSRILEDPSSDYDSGHDNMSMSSSMFEFQKAERAPQRVPVGPFSKPAPSKWDDAQKWIASPTSNRPKTVQSQGQGGQSGHVGPRKVGSLGYGSRQSSMKVVVEVPDQKEIALDEPDTKQIDTDQTKMETGGQKFVSWEADPYAIASSCVSLSQHNSSLAIQNETTFVPPPSTARSVSMRDMGTEMTPIASQEPSRTGTPVRATTPMRSPNSSRPSTPPRASPASTLTDLHSDNLNLNMNELSEKELQMKTRREIMVLGTQLGKMSIAAWASKEEEDKDASTSLKTKTEPPKSVVVARAAAWEEAEKAKYMARFRREEMKIQAWENHQKAKTEAKMKKIEVEVERIRGKAHDKLMNKLAAARHKAEEKRAAAEANRNHQAAKTEEQAEYIRRTGHVPSSYLSFSCCNWCS, encoded by the exons ATGGATTACGAAAGGATCCAAAAGCCTCAG GGTGGTGGGGGATTTTCACCGGGAAAATTGAGGAGCATGCTACTGGGTGtggagaagaagaggaaagaagaggaagagctTGATTCTACTTTCACCACGAGATCTCAGAATTCAGACATGGATGAATCTG GTGGTAGTAGTTCCGATCATTGCAAAGATGTAGATGTTGTGAGTGTCCTTCCTGAATATTCAACTTCTGCTATAGTTCGCACTAGTAGCGTAGAGGCAGTTGGTGGTGATCGTTTTGTGAAGGCTAATGCAGGAGTGAATTCAAGGAGTAGAATCTTGGAAGACCCTTCTTCAGATTATGATAGTGGGCACGATAATATGAGCATGTCCTCGTCAATGTTTGAATTTCAAAAGGCCGAGCGTGCCCCACAGAGGGTTCCCGTGGGGCCATTCTCAAAACCAGCACCATCTAAATGGGATGATGCACAGAAGTGGATAGCAAGTCCAACTTCAAACAGGCCAAAGACAGTGCAGAGCCAGGGGCAAGGTGGGCAAAGTGGGCATGTAGGACCGCGAAAGGTTGGTAGTCTTGGTTATGGAAGCCGGCAATCTTCAATGAAGGTTGTTGTTGAAGTTCCAGATCAAAAAGAAATTGCTTTAGATGAACCAGATACCAAGCAAATTGATACAGATCAGACTAAGATGGAAACTGGAGGACAGAAATTTGTGAGTTGGGAGGCTGATCCCTATGCAATTGCAAGTTCTTGTG TTAGTCTCAGCCAGCACAATTCATCTCTTGCAATCCAAAATGAAACAACATTTGTTCCTCCCCCTTCAACAGCTCGGTCTGTATCAATGAGAGATATGGGTACCGAAATGACCCCTATTGCTAGCCAGGAGCCATCAAGAACAGGTACCCCAGTGAGGGCAACAACACCGATGCGCAGCCCTAATTCTTCCCGGCCTTCTACTCCCCCCAGAGCCTCCCCTGCATCTACTTTAACTGATCTGCATAGTGACAATCTGAATCTCAACATGAATGAGTTGTCCGAAAAGGAGCTACAAATGAAAACCAGGCGAGAAATAATGGTTCTCGGGACACAACTAGGTAAAATGAGCATTGCTGCCTGGGCTAGCAAAGAAGAGGAGGATAAGGATGCATCCACttccttgaaaacaaaaacagaaccACCTAAAAGTGTCGTTGTAGCACGTGCAGCGGCATGGGAGGAGGCTGAGAAGGCCAAGTATATGGCCAG GTTTAGGCGTGAGGAGATGAAAATTCAAGCATGGGAAAATCATCAGAAAGCAAAAACAGAAGCcaagatgaaaaaaattgag GTAGAAGTTGAAAGAATACGAGGTAAGGCGCATGATAAGCTAATGAACAAATTAGCAGCTGCAAGGCATAAAGCCGAGGAAAAGCGAGCAGCAGCAGAAGCCAATAGAAATCATCAAGCTGCAAAAACTGAAGAGCAAGCAGAGTATATACGAAGAACTGGTCATGTCCCTTCCtcatatttatcattttcttgctGCAATTGGTGCTCTTAA